In Oryza brachyantha chromosome 2, ObraRS2, whole genome shotgun sequence, a single window of DNA contains:
- the LOC102720022 gene encoding auxin-responsive protein IAA10 isoform X2 → MRGGAGAGAGGPTAGEPPLGTEAEAEESSAGDEEELELGLSLGSKKQQQQQHAPCRILTARDLQPAAAALSPDSSVSSSSPATGASKRATAEEGPGAATTSPGTVASGHPHSFGVVGWPPIRQFRMNSLFNQPKENTSEADTKKTNTNESDVQKDKEECEKKVRVAGWVKVNMDGEVIGRKVDLNAHRSYKTLALALELMFTKPSIGLCTSHNTKSLKLLDNSAEYQLTYEDRDGDWMLVGDVPWEMFVGSVKRLRIMRTSDANGLGQRYQGIHRTAASTRGRA, encoded by the exons atgagaggaggagcaggagcaggagcaggagggcCCACTGCCGGCGAGCCGCCGCTGGggacggaggcggaggcggaggagagctCGGCGggggacgaggaggagctcgagcTGGGGCTCAGCCTCGGGtccaagaagcagcagcagcagcagcatgcgcCGTGCCGAATCCTGACGGCCAGGGACctgcagccggcggcggcggcgctgtccCCGGACTCCTCcgtgtcgtcgtcctcccccgCGACGGGGGCGAGCAAGAGGGctacggcggaggagggccccggcgccgccaccacctcgccggGGACGGTTGCTTCCGGCCACCCACACAG CTTTGGAGTGGTGGGATGGCCACCGATCCGACAGTTCAGGATGAACAGCCTGTTCAACCAGCCTAAAGAAAATACATCTGAAGCCGACACCAAGAAGACCAACACCAATGAATCTGACGTGCAGAAAGACAAGGAGGAGTGCGAGAAGAAGGTGCGTGTTGCTGGATGGGTGAAGGTGAACATGGATGGAGAGGTTATTGGAAGGAAGGTGGATCTCAATGCGCACCGCTCATACAAGACCCTTGCCTTAGCCCTTGAACTCATGTTCACGAAGCCGTCGATCGGTCTTTGCACTTCTC ATAATACGAAGTCTCTGAAACTACTAGACAACTCAGCCGAATACCAGCTCACTTACGAGGACAGGGATGGTGACTGGATGCTTGTTGGAGATGTCCCTTGGGA AATGTTTGTCGGCTCTGTGAAGAGGTTGCGGATCATGAGGACATCAGATGCAAATGGTCTTG GTCAGCGATACCAGGGTATTCACAGAACAGCTGCTTCAACAAGAGGCAGAGCCTGA
- the LOC102720022 gene encoding auxin-responsive protein IAA10 isoform X1: protein MRGGAGAGAGGPTAGEPPLGTEAEAEESSAGDEEELELGLSLGSKKQQQQQHAPCRILTARDLQPAAAALSPDSSVSSSSPATGASKRATAEEGPGAATTSPGTVASGHPHSSFGVVGWPPIRQFRMNSLFNQPKENTSEADTKKTNTNESDVQKDKEECEKKVRVAGWVKVNMDGEVIGRKVDLNAHRSYKTLALALELMFTKPSIGLCTSHNTKSLKLLDNSAEYQLTYEDRDGDWMLVGDVPWEMFVGSVKRLRIMRTSDANGLGQRYQGIHRTAASTRGRA, encoded by the exons atgagaggaggagcaggagcaggagcaggagggcCCACTGCCGGCGAGCCGCCGCTGGggacggaggcggaggcggaggagagctCGGCGggggacgaggaggagctcgagcTGGGGCTCAGCCTCGGGtccaagaagcagcagcagcagcagcatgcgcCGTGCCGAATCCTGACGGCCAGGGACctgcagccggcggcggcggcgctgtccCCGGACTCCTCcgtgtcgtcgtcctcccccgCGACGGGGGCGAGCAAGAGGGctacggcggaggagggccccggcgccgccaccacctcgccggGGACGGTTGCTTCCGGCCACCCACACAG CAGCTTTGGAGTGGTGGGATGGCCACCGATCCGACAGTTCAGGATGAACAGCCTGTTCAACCAGCCTAAAGAAAATACATCTGAAGCCGACACCAAGAAGACCAACACCAATGAATCTGACGTGCAGAAAGACAAGGAGGAGTGCGAGAAGAAGGTGCGTGTTGCTGGATGGGTGAAGGTGAACATGGATGGAGAGGTTATTGGAAGGAAGGTGGATCTCAATGCGCACCGCTCATACAAGACCCTTGCCTTAGCCCTTGAACTCATGTTCACGAAGCCGTCGATCGGTCTTTGCACTTCTC ATAATACGAAGTCTCTGAAACTACTAGACAACTCAGCCGAATACCAGCTCACTTACGAGGACAGGGATGGTGACTGGATGCTTGTTGGAGATGTCCCTTGGGA AATGTTTGTCGGCTCTGTGAAGAGGTTGCGGATCATGAGGACATCAGATGCAAATGGTCTTG GTCAGCGATACCAGGGTATTCACAGAACAGCTGCTTCAACAAGAGGCAGAGCCTGA